The following coding sequences lie in one Streptomyces albofaciens JCM 4342 genomic window:
- a CDS encoding thiolase domain-containing protein, with translation MSKAGGTSKAAPAKATPTKAAPADTTPTKAAPVKEPVAVVGVGQTRHVAARRDVSIAGLVREAAQRALADAELTWRDVDAVVIGKAPDFFEGVMMPELYLADALGAVGKPLLRVHTAGSVGGSTALVAADLVAARVHRTVLTLAFEKQSESNAMWGLSLPVPFQQPLLAGAGGFFAPHVRAYMRRTGAPATVGSLVAYKDRRNALKNPYAHLHEHDITLEKVQASPMLWDPVRYSETCPSSDGACAMVLTDRAGARRAPRPAAWVHGGAMRSEPTLFAGKDFVSPRAGKDCAAAVYRQAGITDPRREIDAVEMYVPFSWYEPMWLENLGFAAPGEGWKLTESGATELDGDLPVNPSGGVLSANPIGASGMIRFAEAALQVRGQAGEHQVPGARRALGHAYGGGSQFFSMWLVGSEPPTA, from the coding sequence ATGAGCAAAGCCGGAGGAACGTCCAAGGCCGCACCCGCCAAGGCCACCCCCACCAAGGCCGCGCCCGCCGACACCACACCCACCAAGGCCGCACCCGTCAAAGAACCCGTCGCCGTCGTCGGCGTCGGCCAGACCCGGCACGTCGCGGCGCGCCGCGACGTCTCCATCGCGGGGCTCGTCCGCGAAGCCGCCCAACGCGCGCTCGCCGACGCCGAGTTGACATGGCGGGACGTCGACGCCGTGGTCATCGGCAAAGCCCCCGACTTCTTCGAGGGCGTGATGATGCCCGAGCTGTACCTCGCCGACGCGCTCGGCGCGGTCGGCAAACCGCTGCTGCGGGTGCACACCGCGGGCTCGGTCGGCGGTTCCACCGCCCTGGTCGCGGCCGACCTCGTCGCCGCCCGGGTGCACCGCACCGTACTGACCCTCGCCTTCGAGAAGCAGTCCGAGTCCAACGCGATGTGGGGACTGTCGCTGCCCGTACCCTTCCAGCAGCCGCTGCTGGCCGGCGCGGGCGGCTTCTTCGCCCCGCACGTACGCGCCTACATGCGCCGTACGGGCGCGCCCGCCACGGTCGGCTCCCTGGTCGCGTACAAGGACCGCCGCAACGCGCTGAAGAACCCGTACGCCCACCTCCACGAGCACGACATCACCCTGGAGAAGGTCCAGGCGTCGCCGATGCTCTGGGACCCCGTCCGCTACTCCGAGACCTGCCCGTCCTCCGACGGTGCCTGCGCGATGGTCCTGACCGACCGCGCGGGCGCCCGGCGCGCGCCCCGGCCCGCCGCGTGGGTGCACGGCGGGGCGATGCGCAGCGAACCGACCCTCTTCGCGGGCAAGGACTTCGTCTCCCCGCGGGCGGGCAAGGACTGCGCGGCCGCGGTCTACCGGCAGGCCGGGATCACCGATCCGCGCCGGGAGATCGACGCCGTCGAGATGTACGTTCCCTTCAGCTGGTACGAGCCGATGTGGCTGGAGAACCTGGGCTTCGCCGCGCCGGGCGAGGGCTGGAAGCTCACCGAGTCCGGGGCGACCGAACTCGACGGCGACCTGCCCGTCAACCCCTCCGGCGGCGTCCTGTCCGCCAACCCCATCGGCGCCTCCGGCATGATCCGCTTCGCCGAGGCGGCTCTCCAGGTCCGCGGGCAGGCGGGGGAGCATCAGGTCCCCGGCGCGCGGCGGGCGCTGGGACATGCGTACGGGGGCGGCTCGCAGTTCTTCTCGATGTGGCTGGTGGGGAGCGAGCCGCCCACTGCCTGA
- a CDS encoding TetR/AcrR family transcriptional regulator, whose product MTDEPLRPLRADARRNREKILAAAVRVFTTEGLDAHLERIAKEAGVGSATLYRNFPTREALVEAVYRNEVAQLCDAAPALLAQQQPMEALRAWTRLFLDYVTAKYGMIDALRAIAATGGNPYGHSREMIRDAITSLMDACKAAGVIRTDVRPTDFSAALEGIALTSAGAEHREQAERLLDLTLDGLTVGR is encoded by the coding sequence ATGACCGACGAACCGCTTCGGCCGTTGCGGGCCGACGCACGGCGCAACCGGGAGAAGATCCTCGCGGCCGCTGTACGCGTGTTCACGACGGAGGGACTGGACGCACACCTGGAACGCATCGCCAAGGAGGCGGGCGTGGGCAGCGCGACCCTGTACCGCAACTTCCCCACCCGGGAAGCCCTGGTGGAGGCCGTCTACCGCAACGAGGTGGCCCAGCTGTGCGACGCCGCCCCCGCCCTGCTCGCGCAGCAGCAGCCGATGGAGGCCCTGCGCGCGTGGACCCGGCTCTTCCTGGACTACGTCACCGCCAAGTACGGCATGATCGACGCCCTGCGCGCCATCGCCGCGACGGGCGGCAACCCCTACGGCCACAGCCGGGAGATGATCCGGGACGCCATCACCTCGCTCATGGACGCCTGCAAGGCCGCCGGGGTGATCCGTACCGACGTCCGGCCCACGGACTTCAGCGCCGCCCTGGAAGGCATCGCCCTCACCTCGGCGGGCGCCGAACACCGGGAGCAGGCGGAGCGCCTGCTCGACCTCACTCTGGACGGCCTCACGGTCGGGCGGTGA
- a CDS encoding SDR family oxidoreductase translates to MPGIQGKVIAITGASSGIGEATAVHLAERGARLVLGARREERLKAVVDRITAKGGTADGVIVDVTRRADLQRLTDTALDRYGRLDVLVSNAGTMAVSPFDDLRQDDWDAMVSTHITGLLNGIGAALPVFRRQRSGQFVNVGSTAAHVVKSPQGVYAATKTAVKVLTEGLRQESGPDLRVTLVSPGLTHTEGVGKGASPEAAATMTRQRDEIAMPPSAVASAIGYAIEQPAGVDVGEIVVRPTAQA, encoded by the coding sequence GTGCCGGGTATCCAGGGAAAAGTCATCGCGATCACAGGTGCCAGCAGCGGCATCGGTGAAGCGACCGCGGTCCACCTCGCCGAAAGGGGCGCCCGGCTCGTGCTCGGGGCCCGGCGCGAGGAGCGGCTGAAGGCGGTCGTGGACCGCATCACGGCGAAGGGCGGCACCGCCGACGGCGTCATCGTCGACGTCACGCGCCGCGCGGACCTCCAGCGCCTGACGGACACGGCCCTCGACCGGTACGGCCGGCTCGACGTCCTGGTCTCCAACGCGGGCACGATGGCCGTCTCGCCGTTCGACGACCTGCGCCAGGACGACTGGGACGCCATGGTCTCCACCCACATCACCGGTCTGCTCAACGGCATCGGGGCGGCCCTGCCGGTCTTCCGCCGGCAGCGTTCCGGCCAGTTCGTCAACGTCGGCTCCACCGCGGCCCACGTCGTCAAGTCCCCCCAGGGGGTCTACGCGGCCACCAAGACGGCGGTGAAAGTACTCACCGAGGGCCTGCGCCAGGAATCGGGTCCCGACCTGCGCGTCACCCTCGTCTCGCCCGGTCTCACCCACACCGAAGGCGTCGGCAAGGGCGCCAGTCCGGAGGCCGCGGCCACGATGACCCGGCAACGCGACGAGATCGCCATGCCCCCCTCCGCCGTCGCCTCCGCCATCGGCTACGCCATCGAACAGCCCGCCGGCGTCGACGTCGGCGAGATCGTCGTCCGGCCCACCGCGCAGGCCTGA
- a CDS encoding DUF397 domain-containing protein: MAEGIAEQWFADGGRPELDLAGAAWQSSSQGMGDVQVAFVEGWIAMRNRRTPEVPALVFTPAEWRGFVLGARDGEFDLT, from the coding sequence GTGGCCGAGGGCATCGCTGAACAGTGGTTCGCGGACGGGGGCAGGCCGGAGCTGGATCTGGCGGGCGCCGCGTGGCAGTCGAGCAGTCAGGGGATGGGGGACGTTCAGGTCGCCTTCGTCGAAGGCTGGATCGCCATGCGCAACCGGCGTACGCCGGAGGTGCCCGCGCTGGTCTTCACGCCCGCCGAATGGCGCGGATTCGTACTCGGCGCGCGCGACGGGGAGTTCGACCTCACCTGA